Genomic segment of uncultured Tolumonas sp.:
TGAGCTGTTTTTGCACCCAGCTAATACTATTCCCAATCCAGCGGATCGGGTGCGGCCAGTGATGCGGGTCGCCCAAGATCAAATCAAGTAAAAATGCCGTACTGTAAATAACAAGTGTCATGACTTAAACCCCGATTATGTACGGTTACTATACCTGTTGCTGTATTAAAAATGGCTGTTTTTCAATTCATTAGCACTTTTCCAGCCACTATCATGCAGTTAGATGAATTTACTGAGATATTTGAGTTAGCATAAGCGCTTGAGCGGTCAGGTAGGAACAAATCATGGCGAAAAGCGGTCAGCATGGCGGTAACGTGCTGCAAATGGCAAAAAGATGTGGAGTCAACCCCGACCTGATGCTGGATTTCAGCGCCAATATCAATCCGTTGGGTATGCCTGATTCATTGAAAAACGCCATCATGACGCACCTGCATCTGGCCGAACGCTACCCGGATATCGATTATCAGGCGCTGCATGCAGCGTTATCACGTCATACCGATTGCCCGCCGGAACGGATCTTGGCCGGAAATGGCGCGACCGAACTGATTTTTTCAATTGTTCGTTACCTAAAACCGAAGAAAGCACTGCTCCCCGTGCCGGGATTTGCCGAATATCGTCGAGCTTTACAGCGTGAAGGCTGTGAAATTATTCATCACCCGCTGTTGGAAGAAGACGACTTTCAGCCCACCGCACACATTCTTTCCGCGCTTACTGCGGATATTGATTGTCTGTTTCTCTGCACGCCGAATAACCCCACCGGACAATATCCCGATCATGCGTTGTTATTAGCGATTGTCTCGCACTGTCAACAGCACGATATCGCTTTGATCGTCGATGAGTCATTCATTGATTTTCTACCCAAGCAGCAAGGTTTAACTGCGTTATTAGCCGAAAATCCCAAGCTCTATTTGCTGCGATCATTAACCAAATTTTTTGCGATTCCTGGCTTGCGCCTTGGCTATCTCATCAGTGCCGACGAACAAGCCATCGACAGCATGCGCAATTTGCAGGAACCTTGGACCATCAACGCATTTGCTGCTTTAGCCGGTGAAACCGTGCTGGATGATCACAGTTATATTCAGCAAACCTACCAATGGCTGGATGAAGAACAGCGCTATCTTTTTGAATCGTTTTCAAGCTTTGCGGCTTTAAAAATCTGGCGACCCGCGGCTAATTATATTTTTATCCGCTGCCTTGATGAGACCTTGAATCTGCAAGATGCCTTGCTTGCACATCGTATTCTGATCCGTCATTGCGCCAATTATCCCGGGTTAAACGAACATTATTACCGGGTCGCCATCAAAAACCATGCTGACAACCAAGCCCTGATTGCTGCCTTAAAACAGGTGCTGCCACATGGCTGAAGCCAGTTGCCCCGCATCGTGCGGAGAGTTTATTCAGGGCCTGATCAACGGTTCCGAAAAACTCATCTCCTGTCCTATCGATTGGCACAGCACCGTTGAGGTGAAACAAGGCACAGCTCATCAATTTGATGAACGACCATTAATGCGCCAAGCCGTGAAAGCAACACTTAAACACCTGCAGATCGACGAAGTTTGGCATCAGAGATTATCAATCCGGTTTGACTCAACCATTCCCGTAGCCAAAGGCATGGCCAGCAGCACAGCCGATATTGCAGCGACCGCAGTCGCCACCGTGCGCCATTTTCAGCAGGAATTGAATAGTCAGACACTGGCACAGATCTGCACGTCACTGGAACCAAGTGACAGCACCTTCTTGCATCAACTTAGCTTGTTCGATCACAAGCGAGGTGAGATCCATCGACAGTTTGGGTGGGTACCGGATCTGAATATTCTGATTTTTGAAAGCACAACGCAGCTGAATACCGCTGATTATCATCAGATGCCGCGCCAGCAACAACTAAAGCAGAATGAAACACAGGTAACCGATGCCATGCGTCTGTTTGAACAAGCAATGCAAACAAGAAACGTCGCTTTATTTGGTCAGGCGTGTACGTTGAGCGCGATGGCCTGTCAGCATATTTTGGCAAAACCTGGTTTTGAGCAGTTCCAAGCCTTGATTGAAAAATTCGACTTACCCGGCATGGTTGTCGCGCATAGTGGCACAGTCGTTGGGTTGTTATGCCGCCCTCAGCAACATGATCCCGATGCTATTTTTACTTCCGTGCAGCATTCAGTTTTACAGACTTATTACCCAATGCAGTATATGAAAAAGCTGATTGCTGGTGGTGTGAGCTAATAAATATTATTTAACACGCAGAACTTGGTGGCTGATACCATTAAGTTCCAATTGCACCGCTTGTGAACGCTTTAGCTGATTTATTTTTTGTAACATATCTTCGGTGTAGCCTTTTCGCATCATCCATTGCATCGGTTCATGAAAACTGTCTTCATTGACAATGAATGTATCTGTGGC
This window contains:
- the cobD gene encoding threonine-phosphate decarboxylase CobD, which codes for MAKSGQHGGNVLQMAKRCGVNPDLMLDFSANINPLGMPDSLKNAIMTHLHLAERYPDIDYQALHAALSRHTDCPPERILAGNGATELIFSIVRYLKPKKALLPVPGFAEYRRALQREGCEIIHHPLLEEDDFQPTAHILSALTADIDCLFLCTPNNPTGQYPDHALLLAIVSHCQQHDIALIVDESFIDFLPKQQGLTALLAENPKLYLLRSLTKFFAIPGLRLGYLISADEQAIDSMRNLQEPWTINAFAALAGETVLDDHSYIQQTYQWLDEEQRYLFESFSSFAALKIWRPAANYIFIRCLDETLNLQDALLAHRILIRHCANYPGLNEHYYRVAIKNHADNQALIAALKQVLPHG
- a CDS encoding GHMP kinase, with amino-acid sequence MAEASCPASCGEFIQGLINGSEKLISCPIDWHSTVEVKQGTAHQFDERPLMRQAVKATLKHLQIDEVWHQRLSIRFDSTIPVAKGMASSTADIAATAVATVRHFQQELNSQTLAQICTSLEPSDSTFLHQLSLFDHKRGEIHRQFGWVPDLNILIFESTTQLNTADYHQMPRQQQLKQNETQVTDAMRLFEQAMQTRNVALFGQACTLSAMACQHILAKPGFEQFQALIEKFDLPGMVVAHSGTVVGLLCRPQQHDPDAIFTSVQHSVLQTYYPMQYMKKLIAGGVS